One genomic segment of Arthrobacter sp. JZ12 includes these proteins:
- a CDS encoding CYTH and CHAD domain-containing protein, whose amino-acid sequence MPPKHLVEIEQKFDVDSSTVLPALETLPGVARVTQPVEHQLEAEYFDTGDLRLTSRGITLRRRTGGSDEGWHLKLAPVDGARHEYHEPLKSSDAGVPASLLRLVRVHVRDQALDVVARLRTARTVRTLLADDGGVLAEVSDDVVSAETLLPAQDNLEQSSQNWREWEVELVDGSRDLLEASQALMADAGVVPAAHRSKAAKLLDAHLPKGQKPAKLKAKSPAGEVLLAYLEEQVHALLEQDPRVRLNEEGAIHKMRVATRKMRSALATYRKLLADPETVSFLRGELKLLAGILGEARDAEVMRERLGALVAEQPDELVLGSVARTIDIELVTTYKKAHARVLGALGSTRYLHLVETLEALLKEASLSDLARKPAGAVIPELLDREVKRLHKAAKRAKGNPAGIGDHPALHQARKDAKRLRFAAEAAAPVSKKKASRLVEAAHGVQKVLGDHQDTIVTRELLRRLGAAAATEGENGFTYGRLHALEEATALKAEHRFHREWKNFPSVSLTK is encoded by the coding sequence ATGCCTCCCAAACACTTGGTTGAGATTGAGCAGAAGTTCGACGTTGACAGCAGTACAGTGCTGCCCGCCCTGGAAACCCTCCCCGGCGTCGCTCGGGTCACCCAGCCCGTGGAGCACCAGCTCGAGGCAGAGTACTTCGACACCGGCGACCTCCGCCTGACCTCCCGCGGTATCACCCTGCGCCGGCGCACCGGCGGAAGCGACGAGGGCTGGCACCTCAAACTCGCACCGGTCGACGGTGCCCGCCACGAGTACCACGAGCCCCTCAAATCGTCCGACGCCGGCGTGCCGGCTTCACTGCTGCGCCTGGTTCGGGTGCACGTCCGGGATCAGGCGCTCGACGTCGTGGCCCGGCTCCGCACGGCCCGCACCGTGCGCACGCTACTGGCTGACGACGGCGGTGTGCTGGCCGAGGTGAGCGACGACGTCGTCAGCGCCGAAACTCTCCTGCCCGCACAGGACAATCTCGAACAGAGCAGCCAGAACTGGCGTGAGTGGGAGGTGGAGCTTGTCGACGGGTCACGGGACCTGCTTGAGGCAAGCCAGGCATTGATGGCCGACGCCGGCGTCGTGCCTGCCGCCCACCGGTCCAAGGCCGCCAAGCTGCTTGATGCGCATCTTCCGAAGGGACAGAAGCCCGCGAAGCTGAAGGCTAAATCGCCGGCCGGAGAGGTGCTGCTCGCCTACCTCGAAGAGCAGGTTCATGCACTGCTGGAACAGGATCCGCGCGTGCGGCTGAACGAGGAGGGCGCCATCCACAAGATGCGCGTCGCCACCAGGAAGATGCGCTCAGCACTGGCGACGTATCGCAAGCTGCTGGCTGATCCGGAAACGGTCAGCTTCCTGAGGGGCGAACTGAAACTGCTTGCCGGCATTCTCGGGGAAGCCCGCGACGCCGAGGTGATGCGCGAACGCCTCGGCGCACTGGTCGCGGAGCAACCGGACGAACTGGTCCTGGGATCGGTCGCACGCACCATCGACATCGAACTCGTCACCACCTACAAGAAGGCCCACGCCCGGGTTCTTGGGGCGCTGGGAAGCACCCGATATCTCCATCTGGTCGAGACACTCGAGGCTCTCCTGAAGGAGGCCTCGCTGTCCGACCTCGCCCGGAAACCGGCAGGCGCGGTCATCCCCGAGCTCCTGGACCGCGAGGTCAAGCGCCTGCACAAGGCTGCGAAGAGGGCGAAGGGCAACCCTGCCGGCATCGGTGACCACCCAGCCCTTCACCAAGCGCGCAAGGACGCCAAACGCCTGCGATTCGCCGCCGAAGCTGCAGCCCCGGTGAGCAAGAAGAAGGCCTCACGGCTGGTTGAGGCCGCCCACGGAGTCCAGAAAGTTCTGGGCGATCACCAGGACACCATCGTGACCAGGGAGCTTCTGCGCCGGCTCGGCGCAGCAGCCGCCACAGAGGGCGAGAACGGCTTCACCTACGGCCGTCTCCACGCGCTCGAGGAGGCTACGGCGCTGAAAGCCGAGCACCGCTTCCACCGGGAGTGGAAGAACTTCCCGTCAGTCTCGCTGACCAAGTAG
- a CDS encoding endonuclease/exonuclease/phosphatase family protein, translated as MRTISYNLREHTASGELEALVRDYDVDLLCLQECDASDLPDVVGGLQMATATKENRLGLAMYYRRDRFDMVRADAFSLKKSLHDRVLTPAHERLIGVKFLDLESDHTLVAGSFHAAPLTASNSLRRHQINAAHIELLGMGKSIATLMVGDFNYPFFTQKLSERMNDAGYDLSLSDRSTYTRGMFFRGHFDFATSRGLDIKKVETLPQGASDHLPILVLADYRDGDASEHGKGHDAAPKVTE; from the coding sequence ATACGCACGATCAGCTACAACCTCCGGGAGCATACGGCGAGCGGAGAACTGGAAGCCCTCGTCCGGGATTACGACGTGGACCTGCTCTGCCTGCAGGAATGCGATGCGTCGGACCTGCCCGACGTCGTCGGCGGCCTTCAGATGGCAACCGCCACCAAGGAGAACCGGCTGGGCCTGGCGATGTATTACCGGCGCGACCGGTTCGACATGGTGCGGGCGGACGCGTTCTCGCTCAAGAAGTCGCTGCACGACCGGGTGCTTACGCCGGCCCATGAGCGGCTCATCGGCGTGAAGTTCCTTGACTTGGAAAGCGACCACACGCTGGTGGCCGGATCCTTCCACGCTGCTCCGCTGACGGCGTCGAACTCGCTGCGGCGGCACCAGATCAATGCGGCGCACATCGAACTGCTGGGAATGGGCAAGAGCATCGCCACCCTGATGGTCGGGGATTTCAACTACCCGTTCTTCACGCAGAAGCTCAGCGAGCGGATGAACGACGCCGGCTACGACCTCTCGCTGAGCGACCGCTCCACCTACACGCGCGGCATGTTCTTCCGCGGGCACTTCGACTTCGCCACGTCGCGCGGACTCGACATCAAGAAGGTGGAGACCCTGCCGCAGGGAGCCTCGGACCATCTGCCGATCCTTGTGCTCGCCGACTATCGCGACGGCGACGCAAGTGAACACGGCAAGGGGCACGACGCCGCTCCAAAAGTCACGGAGTAG
- a CDS encoding maleylpyruvate isomerase family mycothiol-dependent enzyme, whose amino-acid sequence MTDYAYALGLDQYRTYLDKDFGRMLELTRSAQNDGALSSRVPSCPGWDIEELVRHTALLYLQKAEVVRTGVKPTGRWIPEDVLALDPAAQLELGYSRLTGEFDSHQPSDPAESWMPDDQTVSFWIRRLTHETAIHRYDLETAVDDVHPIDRELAIDGIDEVLTVMFQRGRSARGSEPNPEGITGSVVLESGGQRWFVGLLPHDIEVATEAGDEPDAVVSGDPSEVLLWLWGRGALPADMVQQPAAAELRRRVAATT is encoded by the coding sequence GTGACCGACTACGCCTACGCACTCGGGCTTGATCAGTACCGCACCTACCTGGACAAGGACTTCGGGCGCATGCTCGAGCTCACCCGTTCGGCACAGAACGACGGCGCGCTCTCATCCCGTGTGCCCTCCTGCCCCGGGTGGGACATCGAGGAACTGGTTCGCCACACCGCGCTGCTCTACCTGCAGAAGGCGGAGGTGGTTCGGACGGGCGTGAAGCCGACCGGGCGGTGGATTCCGGAGGACGTCCTCGCCCTTGATCCTGCCGCCCAGCTGGAGCTCGGTTACAGCCGCCTGACCGGCGAGTTCGATTCGCACCAGCCCTCCGATCCCGCCGAATCCTGGATGCCCGACGACCAGACCGTGAGCTTCTGGATCCGCCGCCTGACCCACGAAACCGCAATTCACCGCTACGACCTTGAGACCGCGGTCGACGACGTGCACCCCATCGACCGCGAACTCGCAATCGACGGCATCGACGAGGTACTCACCGTCATGTTCCAGCGTGGACGATCGGCCCGCGGCTCCGAACCCAACCCGGAGGGCATCACCGGAAGCGTGGTCCTGGAAAGCGGCGGACAACGCTGGTTCGTGGGACTGCTCCCGCACGACATCGAGGTTGCCACCGAGGCCGGCGACGAACCCGACGCTGTTGTCAGCGGCGACCCCTCCGAGGTTCTGCTGTGGCTGTGGGGCCGGGGTGCTCTTCCGGCGGACATGGTTCAGCAGCCCGCCGCAGCAGAATTACGACGGCGCGTGGCCGCCACCACCTGA
- a CDS encoding thiamine pyrophosphate-dependent enzyme has translation MTTKSASLATSPTVLPPAPTRSAGHIIVDSLVAHGVKRTYVVPGESFLEVLDGLHDSPIDTVVCRHEGGAAYMAEADGKMKQLPGVAMVTRGPGAANAHVGLHTAWQDSTPLVLFVGLIPFAHRDREAFQEFDIKGWFDTGAKRVMVLDRAERASEIVAEAMFSAMSGRPGPVVVGLPEDVIREHIDPELHPAIRIASGGMSAADAEALASALAAASKPLFVTGGNDWTQAGAYELTGWLEKHHLPAAAEWRTQGTVPFDSPSYVGPIGYGRPRPTYDLLEETDLLVFVGTVPGDVITNGFVCRQDWNKRNFLVSMDPSLRGRSGPVSWQILAKPDVFVRDLVTLSLPVKEEWKAWTSRMRGEQEKFAALPTLPPAGGPARMDSLMAALVPTLPEDAMVTFGAGEHTNWAHRYFPTRRYASMISARNGSMGYSVPSAIAASLDSPGRRVVTIAGDGEFLMNGQELATAAQYGATPLVVVMDNQEYGTIRSHQERHYPHRVSGTQLKNPDFALMARAFGGFGVRVERDEDIPDALSAALAAIDEDHVFALIHLIVEQRVKAY, from the coding sequence GTGACAACGAAGTCGGCTTCACTCGCAACATCGCCCACCGTTCTTCCACCGGCCCCCACCAGATCCGCAGGGCACATCATCGTTGATTCGCTGGTCGCCCACGGCGTCAAGCGCACATACGTGGTTCCGGGCGAGAGCTTCCTCGAAGTCCTTGACGGTCTCCACGATTCGCCCATCGACACGGTCGTTTGCAGGCATGAGGGCGGTGCCGCCTACATGGCCGAGGCTGACGGCAAGATGAAGCAACTGCCCGGAGTTGCCATGGTCACGCGCGGCCCGGGTGCCGCCAACGCGCACGTCGGGCTGCACACCGCCTGGCAGGACTCCACGCCCCTGGTCCTGTTCGTCGGCCTTATCCCCTTTGCACACCGCGACCGCGAAGCTTTCCAGGAATTCGACATCAAAGGCTGGTTCGACACCGGCGCCAAGCGCGTCATGGTGCTCGACCGCGCCGAACGAGCCTCCGAAATCGTCGCCGAAGCCATGTTCTCAGCGATGAGCGGCCGGCCGGGACCCGTCGTCGTCGGCCTCCCCGAGGACGTGATCCGAGAGCACATCGACCCGGAACTCCACCCGGCCATACGCATCGCCTCCGGTGGCATGAGCGCAGCCGATGCCGAGGCCCTCGCTAGCGCTTTGGCTGCGGCGTCGAAGCCGTTGTTCGTCACGGGCGGCAACGACTGGACGCAGGCCGGAGCGTACGAGTTAACCGGCTGGCTCGAAAAGCACCATCTTCCGGCGGCCGCAGAATGGCGGACCCAGGGCACCGTCCCCTTTGACTCCCCTTCCTACGTAGGCCCGATTGGTTACGGCCGGCCACGACCCACCTACGACCTCCTTGAGGAAACCGACCTCCTCGTCTTCGTGGGAACGGTGCCGGGCGATGTCATCACCAACGGCTTCGTCTGCCGGCAGGATTGGAACAAGAGAAACTTCCTGGTCAGCATGGACCCGTCCCTACGCGGTCGCTCCGGCCCGGTCTCATGGCAGATCCTGGCCAAGCCGGACGTCTTCGTCCGTGACCTCGTCACGCTTAGCCTGCCGGTGAAAGAGGAGTGGAAGGCCTGGACTTCCCGGATGCGCGGCGAGCAGGAGAAGTTTGCCGCGCTGCCCACGCTCCCTCCCGCCGGCGGCCCGGCGCGCATGGACTCACTGATGGCCGCCCTCGTTCCAACCCTGCCCGAAGACGCCATGGTCACCTTCGGCGCCGGTGAACACACCAACTGGGCGCACCGATACTTCCCAACCCGTCGCTACGCCTCGATGATCAGTGCCCGCAACGGCTCCATGGGTTACTCGGTGCCCTCGGCCATCGCAGCATCCCTCGACTCCCCAGGGCGGCGTGTCGTCACCATTGCCGGGGACGGAGAGTTCCTGATGAACGGGCAGGAACTCGCCACGGCCGCCCAGTACGGGGCAACACCTCTGGTGGTGGTCATGGACAACCAGGAATACGGAACTATCCGCAGCCACCAGGAGCGCCACTATCCGCACCGCGTCTCAGGCACCCAACTCAAGAACCCGGACTTCGCCCTCATGGCACGGGCGTTCGGCGGGTTCGGCGTGCGCGTTGAAAGGGATGAGGACATTCCGGACGCGCTCTCAGCGGCCCTAGCTGCCATTGACGAAGACCACGTTTTCGCACTCATCCACCTCATCGTTGAACAGCGGGTGAAGGCGTATTGA
- a CDS encoding HAD family hydrolase produces MAEHSDGAIRGILFDVDGTLVDTNYLHTLAWWQAFRRFGHDVPMASIHRTIGMGGSTLIEHLIGEDRDTDQDETLKDTHGALFSAQWPALRAFDGAADLLRHSAQQGLAVVLATSASEEELRVLRQVIDADDAITGATNATDTGISKPAPDILEAAMKVADLTPQDTLFIGDAVWDVIAANKLGIPTICVTTGGTSEAELREAGAVEVYKDVRTLLNAAAAGKLHGLQHRSEGNNR; encoded by the coding sequence ATGGCGGAACATTCCGACGGCGCCATCCGCGGCATCCTGTTCGACGTCGACGGCACCCTGGTCGACACCAACTACCTCCACACGCTCGCCTGGTGGCAGGCCTTCCGCCGCTTCGGCCACGACGTGCCCATGGCCTCCATCCACCGAACCATCGGTATGGGCGGCAGCACCCTGATTGAGCACCTCATCGGCGAAGACCGCGACACCGACCAGGACGAGACCCTGAAGGACACCCACGGCGCGCTCTTCTCCGCCCAGTGGCCTGCCCTTCGCGCGTTCGACGGCGCCGCCGACCTGCTGCGGCACAGCGCGCAGCAGGGACTCGCCGTCGTACTGGCCACCTCCGCTTCGGAGGAGGAACTGCGCGTGCTACGCCAGGTGATCGACGCCGACGACGCCATCACCGGCGCGACCAACGCCACCGACACGGGCATCAGCAAACCCGCGCCCGACATCCTCGAGGCGGCAATGAAGGTCGCCGACCTGACACCCCAGGACACGCTCTTCATCGGCGATGCGGTCTGGGACGTGATTGCGGCCAACAAGCTGGGCATCCCCACCATCTGCGTGACGACCGGCGGCACCAGCGAGGCCGAGCTCCGCGAAGCCGGCGCCGTCGAGGTGTATAAAGACGTTCGGACGCTCCTCAACGCCGCCGCGGCCGGGAAGCTCCACGGCCTTCAGCACCGTTCGGAAGGGAACAACCGGTGA
- a CDS encoding matrixin family metalloprotease, with the protein MGVLDREWFHREDEPSSRRPKSSGVPARPSPADGSPGGLRRSASGRVPQWALEEALNEQLRAYAADNDGRRRRKTPRRRRPRSSASKLRVRTAALIALVAVLYLAPSVLQREILPDLTPHLPWSNVPPRGVEASSTPLGAPPPSTGSSQYALYSFEGVNQDVVAYDPCRPVHYVIRPDFAPAGSEGLVQEAVAEVAAATGLTFVFDGPTVEGPSPEVRDPYQPELYGERWAPILITWTSPTEVPELTGAIAGLGGSEIAQRPGKPIVLVAGQTMLDAPDLANILSHPGGRDQVRAVIVHELAHVLGLDHVNDPTQLMHESSPVIELADGDRAGLARLGAGPCVPEL; encoded by the coding sequence ATGGGGGTACTGGACCGTGAGTGGTTCCATAGGGAGGACGAGCCGTCGTCACGGCGGCCCAAGTCATCAGGAGTGCCGGCAAGACCCTCACCGGCCGACGGTTCACCTGGCGGGCTGAGACGATCCGCCTCGGGTCGTGTCCCGCAGTGGGCGCTGGAGGAAGCTCTCAATGAACAGTTGCGTGCCTATGCAGCAGATAACGACGGACGACGACGGCGGAAGACACCGCGCCGCCGTCGTCCGCGGTCTTCTGCTTCCAAGCTGAGGGTACGTACCGCGGCGCTCATCGCACTGGTCGCCGTGCTCTACCTCGCGCCGTCGGTTCTACAGCGCGAAATCCTCCCGGATCTCACACCGCACTTGCCATGGTCGAATGTTCCGCCACGTGGTGTCGAAGCGTCCTCTACACCCCTCGGCGCTCCTCCACCCTCCACTGGTTCCTCCCAGTACGCGTTGTATTCCTTTGAAGGCGTGAACCAGGACGTGGTGGCCTATGACCCGTGCCGCCCTGTCCACTACGTGATCCGGCCTGACTTCGCCCCTGCGGGTTCGGAGGGACTCGTGCAGGAGGCAGTCGCCGAAGTAGCCGCAGCCACCGGGCTGACCTTCGTCTTCGACGGCCCAACCGTAGAAGGGCCGAGCCCTGAGGTGAGGGATCCCTACCAGCCCGAACTGTATGGCGAGCGGTGGGCCCCGATCCTGATCACCTGGACGAGCCCGACGGAAGTGCCGGAGCTGACCGGCGCCATCGCCGGCCTCGGCGGCAGCGAAATCGCCCAGCGGCCAGGCAAGCCGATCGTGCTCGTAGCCGGCCAGACGATGCTGGACGCTCCCGATTTAGCGAACATCCTGTCGCACCCGGGCGGACGTGATCAGGTCCGGGCAGTGATCGTGCACGAGCTGGCGCACGTCCTGGGCCTGGACCATGTGAACGATCCGACCCAGTTGATGCATGAGTCGAGCCCCGTGATCGAACTGGCCGATGGCGACCGCGCGGGACTGGCGCGTCTCGGAGCCGGACCTTGCGTGCCTGAGCTGTAG
- a CDS encoding MFS transporter: protein MRFGAALLGVLLIAVNLRVGFVIAGPVIPDISAEFRWSASTAGLLTGLPLISFAVFSPMAPGLARRFGLDRALVMALLLIAVGILGRSIPVEAAVWIGTVLIGTGIAFLNVLLPSLVKRDLPLRVGSVTGLYTAAQGAVAAAGAAVVVPLANASAYGWRLALGIWAGLALIALAILLPKLRSRNRVAATVDGPAGRLRSPWKSALGWQVTLFMGLQSLAFFVLIAWLPSIERELGIPAETTGLHTSVFLMVGVLASLVAGTVMQHASDQRPIALGSSVLAFLAYAGLAIAPQLTLLWVVVGAVGCGSLIVIALSLFSLRTGNHEQAASLSGMAQSVGYGIAAVGPVVFGALRDLTGSWTFPLSAAAALMLALCATAVLSARNRLIG from the coding sequence ATGCGGTTCGGAGCGGCCCTCCTCGGCGTCCTGCTCATCGCCGTGAACCTGCGGGTGGGCTTCGTCATCGCCGGCCCGGTGATCCCCGACATCAGCGCCGAGTTCCGCTGGTCCGCGAGCACCGCGGGGCTGCTGACGGGGCTTCCCCTGATCTCGTTCGCTGTCTTCTCCCCGATGGCTCCGGGGCTCGCACGTCGGTTCGGCCTTGACCGCGCACTGGTCATGGCGCTCCTGCTCATTGCAGTAGGAATTCTCGGCCGTTCCATCCCGGTGGAAGCCGCCGTGTGGATCGGTACCGTGCTCATCGGAACCGGCATCGCCTTCCTGAATGTCCTGCTCCCTTCGCTGGTCAAGAGGGACCTTCCTCTGCGGGTCGGTTCGGTGACCGGCCTCTATACCGCCGCCCAGGGGGCCGTCGCCGCTGCCGGTGCCGCCGTCGTCGTACCCCTCGCGAATGCCAGCGCCTACGGCTGGCGGCTCGCGCTGGGGATCTGGGCGGGGCTGGCGCTGATCGCGTTGGCCATCCTGCTTCCAAAGCTTCGGTCCCGCAATCGCGTTGCAGCGACAGTCGACGGGCCTGCCGGGAGGCTGCGTTCCCCATGGAAGTCGGCGCTGGGCTGGCAGGTGACGCTTTTCATGGGGCTGCAGTCGCTTGCGTTCTTCGTTCTGATCGCGTGGCTGCCCAGCATCGAGCGTGAGCTGGGTATCCCTGCGGAAACCACTGGCCTGCACACCTCCGTGTTCCTGATGGTCGGCGTGCTGGCCAGCCTGGTCGCCGGCACGGTGATGCAGCACGCGTCGGATCAGCGGCCGATTGCTCTTGGCAGCAGCGTGCTCGCATTCCTCGCCTACGCGGGCCTCGCTATCGCACCGCAGCTCACCCTGCTGTGGGTGGTGGTGGGAGCCGTGGGCTGCGGAAGTCTCATCGTCATCGCGCTGTCACTGTTCAGCCTCCGCACCGGGAACCACGAGCAGGCCGCCTCGCTCTCCGGAATGGCACAGTCCGTAGGGTACGGGATCGCGGCGGTGGGCCCGGTGGTGTTCGGCGCCCTCCGCGACCTCACCGGCAGCTGGACATTCCCCCTCAGTGCCGCGGCCGCGCTCATGCTCGCCCTGTGCGCAACGGCCGTACTCTCCGCGCGTAACCGGCTGATCGGCTGA
- a CDS encoding SDR family oxidoreductase, with amino-acid sequence MSRVAIIGGHGKVALHLSRILTGAGHEVSSIVRNPDHQEDVKATGAQPVVADVTKLSSGELADVVRGHDSVVWSAGAAGSSPEDTYAIDRDAAIRSMDAAREAGVDRYVMVSYIGARRDHGVPESNSFFHYAEAKAAADEYLRGTDLAWTILGPGALTTDPGKGTIEVSGEPQQNSVPREDVAQVAAVALGNPRTVGKFIQFNSGETPIAEALEVV; translated from the coding sequence ATGTCACGCGTTGCAATCATCGGAGGCCACGGAAAGGTGGCACTGCATCTCTCCCGGATCCTCACCGGGGCCGGTCATGAGGTGAGTTCGATCGTCCGGAACCCGGATCACCAGGAGGACGTGAAGGCAACGGGTGCTCAGCCCGTCGTCGCGGACGTAACGAAGCTGTCGAGCGGTGAGTTGGCCGACGTCGTTCGCGGCCATGATTCGGTGGTCTGGTCCGCCGGCGCGGCGGGCAGCAGCCCGGAGGATACTTACGCGATCGACCGGGATGCGGCAATCCGGTCCATGGACGCTGCGAGGGAAGCCGGCGTCGATCGGTACGTGATGGTGTCCTACATCGGCGCCCGGAGGGATCACGGGGTTCCCGAGAGCAATAGCTTCTTCCACTACGCGGAAGCCAAGGCGGCGGCCGATGAATATCTTCGCGGCACCGATCTCGCCTGGACAATCCTCGGCCCAGGAGCGCTGACTACCGATCCCGGTAAGGGCACGATCGAGGTCTCCGGCGAGCCGCAGCAGAACTCCGTGCCGCGGGAGGACGTGGCGCAGGTGGCCGCCGTGGCGCTGGGCAACCCACGCACGGTGGGCAAGTTCATCCAGTTCAACAGCGGCGAGACACCCATCGCGGAGGCGCTCGAGGTCGTGTAA
- a CDS encoding GNAT family protein: protein MSGRLNEYGQPIGQPLPEWTSRPAPERTIFEGEFCRLEPLDADSHAADLYSAYSLATDDRDWTYLPSGPFDSPGSHRHYVSSSTQADDPLHYAVIDLGTGRAVGTLALMRQDQSNGVIEVGHVTFSPALKRTPLSTEAHYLLMSYIFDELGYRRYEWKCDSLNDPSRKAAERLGFTFEGIFRQATVYKGRSRDTAWYSVIDSEWPELKRAFQAWLAPGNFDEGGHQRQSLASLRRRG, encoded by the coding sequence ATGTCCGGGCGACTGAATGAATACGGCCAACCGATCGGGCAGCCGCTACCCGAGTGGACCTCTCGTCCCGCGCCGGAACGAACCATCTTTGAGGGCGAATTCTGTCGACTTGAACCTCTGGACGCCGACTCTCATGCGGCAGACCTCTACTCCGCCTACTCCCTTGCTACCGATGACCGGGACTGGACGTATCTGCCGTCCGGTCCCTTCGATAGCCCTGGGAGTCATCGACACTACGTGTCCTCCAGCACACAGGCTGACGACCCCCTGCACTACGCGGTCATCGATCTGGGTACCGGCAGGGCGGTGGGAACCCTTGCGCTGATGCGGCAGGATCAGTCGAACGGCGTGATTGAAGTAGGACACGTGACGTTCTCACCTGCGCTGAAGAGAACCCCGCTGTCCACCGAAGCTCATTACCTGTTGATGTCCTACATTTTCGACGAGCTTGGTTATCGTCGCTACGAATGGAAATGCGACAGCCTCAATGACCCCTCCCGGAAGGCGGCAGAGCGGCTCGGCTTCACCTTCGAAGGAATCTTCCGACAGGCGACGGTCTACAAGGGTCGGAGCCGGGACACCGCCTGGTATTCCGTCATCGACTCCGAATGGCCCGAACTAAAAAGGGCGTTTCAGGCCTGGCTCGCACCCGGCAACTTCGACGAGGGGGGCCACCAGCGGCAGTCTCTGGCGAGCCTGCGCCGACGTGGTTGA
- a CDS encoding alcohol dehydrogenase catalytic domain-containing protein — MKITGAVLEEIGRERPYAQSRPITVGEVDLDPPGPGEILVRIEAAGLCHSDLSVVDGNRVRPVPMLLGHEAAGRVEQLGDDVVGLAEGDRVVMAFLPRCGECKNCHTDGKLPCSVGSASNNAGVLLGDAQRLHRDGQDIKHHLGVSGFATHAVVNAKSVVKVDDDVPPAIAAVLGCAVLTGGGAVLNTGQPQEGDAVVVVGLGGVGMAALITALSVGNGDVIGVDAVPEKLEAARELGATAVYTPQEALDNGLKAPVVIEAAGNARAFETAVQLTDVGGVTVTVGLPAPDARASIAPLGITAEARTIVGSYLGSAVPQRDIPKYAQLWREGKLPVESLISSHIRLEDINEAMDQLADGKAIRQVILFGES; from the coding sequence ATGAAGATCACCGGAGCAGTCCTCGAAGAGATCGGCCGCGAGCGGCCGTACGCGCAGTCCCGCCCGATCACGGTGGGCGAGGTGGACCTCGACCCGCCCGGTCCCGGCGAGATTTTGGTCCGCATCGAGGCCGCCGGTCTGTGCCATTCGGACCTGTCGGTGGTGGACGGCAACCGCGTTCGTCCTGTTCCCATGCTGCTGGGGCACGAGGCGGCGGGCCGTGTGGAGCAGTTGGGGGACGACGTCGTCGGGCTGGCAGAGGGCGACCGCGTGGTGATGGCCTTCCTGCCGCGCTGTGGCGAGTGTAAGAACTGCCACACCGACGGCAAGCTCCCCTGCTCGGTTGGCTCGGCCAGCAACAATGCCGGTGTGCTGCTCGGCGACGCACAACGGCTGCACCGCGACGGCCAGGACATCAAGCACCACCTTGGGGTGTCGGGGTTCGCGACGCACGCGGTGGTCAACGCCAAGTCGGTGGTGAAGGTCGACGACGACGTCCCGCCCGCGATCGCGGCGGTGCTCGGTTGCGCCGTGCTCACCGGAGGCGGCGCCGTTCTCAACACGGGGCAGCCGCAGGAGGGCGACGCCGTCGTCGTGGTGGGGCTGGGCGGCGTCGGGATGGCAGCGCTCATCACTGCGCTGTCGGTGGGCAACGGCGATGTAATCGGCGTCGATGCCGTCCCCGAGAAGCTGGAAGCCGCGAGGGAACTGGGCGCCACCGCCGTCTATACGCCGCAGGAGGCGCTGGACAACGGGCTCAAGGCGCCGGTGGTGATCGAGGCGGCCGGCAACGCCCGGGCCTTCGAGACCGCAGTGCAGCTTACCGACGTCGGCGGTGTCACCGTGACTGTCGGTCTTCCGGCGCCCGACGCGCGTGCGTCCATAGCGCCGCTGGGAATCACCGCCGAGGCCCGCACGATTGTGGGCAGCTACCTCGGTTCGGCCGTGCCGCAGCGGGACATCCCCAAGTACGCGCAGCTGTGGAGGGAAGGCAAGCTGCCGGTCGAGAGCCTGATCTCCTCGCACATCCGGCTCGAGGACATCAATGAGGCAATGGACCAACTCGCCGACGGCAAGGCCATCCGACAGGTCATCCTTTTCGGGGAGTCATGA